One window from the genome of Diospyros lotus cultivar Yz01 chromosome 11, ASM1463336v1, whole genome shotgun sequence encodes:
- the LOC127813650 gene encoding protein NRT1/ PTR FAMILY 6.3-like: protein MELPETRDQAAAGDIMADAWDYKGRPARRSSSGGWISAAMILGIEATERLTTLGIAVNLVTYLTGTMHLGNATSANTVTNFLGTSFILCLLGGFVADTFLGRYLTIAIFATVQATGVTILTISTAIPSLRPPKCAAIGEACLPATGTQLTVLYLALYLTALGTGGLKSSVSGFGSDQFDESDTKERTQMAVFFNWFFFFISIGSLVAVTVLVYIQDNLGRRWGYGICACAIVAALAVCLAGSRRYRFRKLVGSPLTQIAAVFVAAWRRRHLPLPSDSSLLFNVDDSPAEDHKKKRKQKLPHSKQFRFLDKAAIKDPAEMSSGMNGGNKWYISTLTDVEEVKLVIRMLPIWATTIMFWTIYAQMSTFSVSQATTMDRRIGKSFQIPAASLTAFFVGSILLTVPVYDRIIAPVAGKLLKNPEGLTPLQRIGVGLVISILAMLAAALTEIKRLHVALSHGLANHPTTVVPLSVFWLVPQFFFVGCGEAFTYTGQLAFFLRECPKGMKTMSTGLFLSTLSLGFFFSSVLVSIVHKVTGNRKPWLADNLNKGKLYDFYWLLAVLSVLNFALYLVGASWYVYKEKRLAEEGIELEEAEEPGAHA from the exons atggAGCTCCCCGAAACACGTGATCAGGCGGCGGCCGGCGATATCATGGCCGATGCCTGGGACTACAAAGGCCGCCCCGCCCGGCGATCCTCCTCCGGCGGCTGGATCAGCGCCGCCATGATTCTAG GGATTGAGGCAACTGAAAGGCTAACCACTCTTGGTATCGCCGTCAACTTGGTGACCTACTTGACCGGAACCATGCATTTGGGCAATGCTACCTCCGCCAACACCGTCACCAACTTTCTTGGCACCTCCTTCATTCTCTGCCTCCTTGGCGGCTTCGTCGCCGACACTTTTCTCGGCAG GTATCTAACCATCGCCATCTTCGCTACCGTTCAAGCAACT GGAGTGACGATCTTGACCATCTCAACTGCAATCCCCAGCCTCCGGCCACCGAAATGCGCAGCCATCGGAGAGGCCTGTCTTCCGGCGACCGGCACGCAGCTGACGGTGCTTTACCTAGCGCTGTACCTCACCGCACTGGGCACCGGCGGCCTCAAGTCCAGCGTTAGCGGCTTCGGCTCCGACCAGTTTGATGAATCGGACACAAAGGAGAGAACCCAAATGGCGGTCTTCTTCaactggttcttcttcttcattagtATTGGCTCACTTGTAGCGGTGACCGTTCTGGTTTACATTCAAGACAACTTGGGCCGGCGATGGGGATATGGAATATGCGCGTGTGCCATTGTTGCTGCCTTGGCCGTCTGCCTTGCCGGCAGCCGGCGGTACCGGTTCAGGAAACTCGTCGGCAGCCCGTTAACCCAGATCGCCGCCGTGTTTGTCGCCGCCTGGCGGAGGAGGCATTTACCGCTGCCGTCCGACTCTTCTCTCCTCTTCAACGTCGACGATAGTCCGGCCGAAGAtcacaagaagaagaggaagcaaAAATTGCCTCACTCCAAACAATTCCG gTTCTTGGACAAAGCAGCCATCAAGGACCCTGCAGAAATGTCCAGTGGCATGAATGGGGGGAACAAATGGTACATATCGACTTTAACAGATGTAGAGGAGGTTAAGTTAGTGATAAGAATGCTACCCATTTGGGCCACCACCATTATGTTCTGGACAATATACGCCCAAATGAGCACATTCTCAGTCTCACAAGCCACCACCATGGACCGCCGCATCGGCAAATCGTTCCAAATTCCGGCTGCCTCGCTGACCGCCTTCTTCGTCGGCAGCATCCTCCTGACCGTCCCGGTCTACGATCGGATCATCGCCCCGGTGGCCGGGAAACTTCTCAAGAACCCAGAAGGGCTCACCCCACTGCAGCGCATCGGGGTCGGCTTAGTCATATCAATTCTAGCCATGTTGGCGGCTGCCCTGACCGAAATCAAGCGACTCCATGTGGCACTATCGCACGGCTTGGCCAACCACCCAACCACCGTCGTGCCGCTTAGTGTGTTCTGGTTGGTCCCACAATTCTTCTTTGTGGGGTGCGGCGAGGCCTTCACTTACACGGGGCAATTGGCCTTCTTCCTAAGGGAGTGCCCTAAAGGGATGAAGACAATGAGCACAGGGCTGTTCTTGAGCACACTCTCACTGGGCTTTTTCTTTAGCTCGGTGTTGGTTTCTATAGTGCACAAGGTGACCGGCAACCGGAAGCCCTGGTTAGCGGATAATCTCAACAAAGGCAAGCTCTATGATTTCTACTGGCTACTGGCGGTTCTCAGTGTTTTGAACTTCGCATTGTATCTGGTTGGAGCTTCTTGGTATGTGTACAAGGAGAAGAGGCTTGCCGAAGAGGGAATAGAATTGGAGGAAGCGGAGGAGCCTGGTGCCCATGCTTAG